AAATACTTTCTTGGCACCCACGGCCAAATCCATAGCACCACCCACTGCAGGAATCGCATCGGGTGCACCAGTATGCCAGTTGGCCAAATCACCATTGGCGGCAATCTGGAACGCACCGAGTACCGCAATATCCAAGTGACCACCACGCATCATGGCAAAGGAATCCCCATGATGGAAAAAAGCACCGCCTTGCAGCATGGTCACGTATTCTTTACCTGCATTGATCAGCTCAGGATCTTCTTCACTTGCCACTGGTGGTGGACCAAAGGCCAATAAGCCATTTTCAGAGTGTAAGAAGACATCTTTGTCGCTTGGCAGATAACTCGCAATCTTGGTCGGTAAGCCGATGCCTAAATTGACATAAGCACCATCGGGAATATCTTGTGCCACACGTTCAGCAATCTGGTTGCGGCTGAGTTTTTGATAGCTCATGAAAGTCTCCTACTTAGACAGCAACAGGTTCAGGTTGTACCTGCACCACATGTTGAACGAAGATGCCTGGGGTGATGATGTGTTCAGGGTCTAAACCACCCAGTTCCACCACTTCAGAGACTTGTGCAATGGTGACATTGGCTGCCATCGCCATGATCGGACCGAAGTTACGTGCCGATTTACGATAGACCAGATTGCCCCAACGGTCGCCTTGCTGGGCTTTAATCAAAGCGAAGTCGGCTTTGATTGGATATTCGAGAACATAATCTTTACCGTCGATATGACGGGTTTCTTTACCTTCAGCCAATAAGGTGCCGTAGCCTGTAGGCGTGAAGACTGCACCGAGTCCCATACCTGCGGCTTGAATACGGCAAGCCAAATTGCCTTGAGGTACCAGTTCTAATTCGATTTTGCCTGCACGATAGAGTTCATCGAAGACCCAAGAATCTGACTGACGTGGGAAAGAACAGATGACTTTTTTCACGGCACCGGCTTTTAACAGTTTCGCCAGACCATAGTCACCATTGCCTGCGTTGTTACTGACAATGGTCAGGTCTTTAATGCCCAGTTGAATTAAGCCATCAATCAGTTCTGCAGGTTGTCCTGCTGTACCAAAACCACCAATCATGATGGTTGAGCCGTCGGTGATTTGGGAGAGCGCTTCCGTTAAGGTCGCTGCACTTTTATCTATCATTAGATAACTCCATTGTGCATCATGCAAATTTGAAAAGGCGCAGAAACCTAACTTATACTGACGGGCAATACAGCTAAAACAACATTCCCTAGTCTTTTAGTTCGATTTCCTTATGCGTTCATTTTTTATCTTTTCTTTAGAGTAGACTAGATGGTCAGACCAGCTTTTGTTCGATGATCGAACATTTTAAACAACTATCGAACAAAACCTGATTTTTTCAGTCAGATTTCACGCTATAGTAAAAATAGACAAAGGATAAGAATGAATAGGAATGCCGAAATGCGTGAAGAAAAAGAACGAATAGAAAATCGAATACATAATCACAATAATAAGAAAACCATTCGACATGAAGACTTTGTTGCAGGGATCAGTAAAGGTATGGCTATTCTCGACAGCTTTGGTACTGACCGACATCGTTTAAATATCACTATGGCAGCGGAACGTACAGGCATGACCCGTGCCGCAGCACGACGCCATTTACTCACTCTTGAATATTTAGGCTACTTAGAGTCTGATGGTCATTATTTTTATTTAACCCCTAAAATTCTCAAATTTTCAGGCGCTTATTTAGGTGGAGCACAACTTCCCAAAATTTCTCAACCTCTACTGAACCTGCTGACCAATCAAACCTCACTCATTTTTTCCGTGATGGTTTTAGACGGCTATGAAGCCATTACTATTGCACGTAGCGCCGCACATCAACAAACAGATCGTGTCAATCCTTATGGCCTACATTTGGGCAATCGTCTACCTGCACATGCAACATCGGCAGGCAAAATTTTACTGGCCTATCTCGACGATCAGGAACAATGTGAATGGCTGAATCAGTATCCGCTACAACGCCTCACCAAATACACCCATACCAATAATGAAACGTTTCTGGCTTTATTGCATGAAATTCGAGAGCAAGGATGGTGTTATTCATGTGAGGAACACGAATTGGGCGTACATGCACTTGCCGTTCCGATTTATGGGCAACAGTTAAAAGTCGTTGCAGCCTTAAATATTGTTTCCCCTACCATGCGTACAACCAAAGAGTATTTGATTCAACATATACTGCCTTTACTACAAGAAACTGCGCGCGAACTGCGTAATATTCTTTGATACATAAAAGAAAATCACGCAGCACTGATCATATATAGGTCTATGATTCAGCCGAGAGAGACTCGAACAGATTTCAGTAAATGTCCTCTTAAGCCTTAACTTCAATTTAAGGGTTTACGTATAAACTTAAAATCGTTCTATAGGTCTGAGCATTCGGTCGAAGCTTTTCAGACTGTTCAGGTGAGGTGATGGTCACAAGGTATTGCCCGACCGCTGAAAATGGCAAAGTAACTTCACCTGAACCATTGGTCTGCAACTGGGTCACTTTTTCAGCCTCACCCAATGTGGTGATTTGTTTTTCCAGTGTTACCTGAAAACCTGATGCAGGTTTATTTTCCAAGTTTAATTTTACAGTGAATGGTGTTTTTAATGAAATCTGATTTGGATGACTTGAAAATACCAAACTTAAACCTTGTTGGGTATACGCTTGCTTGAGCTCACTTTGCTGTTGCTTAGAAAAATAACTCAGCAACTGATCAAAACGTTGCACAGTAAACTGTTGGCTTTTCGCTTGTACTTCATTTGGGGTAACAAAGTGACGTTCAGTCAGTGGTGCTAAACCTTCAGTTTTTGCATCTAATACCCGTAACCAACGTTGGCCAACTTTTGCATATTTAAGCTCACCTGTTCGGAGCCCTGTAACTGTATAAGTTCCTGCTTGATCCGTTTTTACATCAGCCAAACTTAGAACTTGACTATGACTCAGTGTTAACTCTTGAGTTTCACCCTTCGGTGTAAGCACTTTAAAATTAAAGCCTTTAATCGCAACTTCCGAGTCAAAAGCTTGCTCTGCAAATCCAGCCAAAACTACTGTGTTTGCACCATCTACTACATAACTGCTTGGCGCCACAAAGGGCGCATGTGCCCAACTATTTAGGGCCAAGATACTCAGTAAGCAAGTCAAACTTATTTTCTTCATCGTTGAATATTCCATTGATGTATCGTTATCCATCATCAACCTAATCCGTTTTACCTTTAAGCCATCCATAAATGACCTAAAGGTATGGTTGGTTTATTGAACTGAAGCTTGTCCTACTTTTTTCGCATACTGTTGAATGTCATTTGCTTGAATAGTGGTTTTTCCTTTTGCAATCGCTTTGAATTGCTGTCCAGCAATCTCCTGCATTTGAGTCGTACCCGTTGCTAAATTACGGTCAAAACGTTGCATAAACTCATCGACATATTCTTGTTCAGTCACGATCAGATCTTGATTGCTGTCCGTCTCAAAAAATTGTTTATCACGCGCAGTTAAATAGTCGCCTAAAGTCACATAATTTTTACTCTGCCCATATTGCACAATAAACTCAGCTACATTGCTTGGCATCGGCATAGAAATAGGTAACTTGGCACGGAAACCATCATGTGTACCTGTATTTGCCCCAGCCAAATTTGCATCTTCAGTGTTAATCAAACCATCCTGATTCTGATCGAAACCATCAAAAGTCTTTTCACCAGAGGCTTGGAACTCCTTCAACGTCAGCTTTTGATCTTTATTTTTATCTAAAATACCGTAACGGACATGTGCCTGTTTTAAAGACATTTCACGTCGTTGCTCAAGTACAGGCTGTAAGCGTGCTTGTTCAAATGCTACAAATTGCTCTGCACTCACTTTTTTATTTGTAGTAAACAATGCAGCATAATCTTGAGCATATTGCTTACTTACCAAAGCAGACTTAGGCTCCTTATCGGCATGGTAAAGTGAATAGATTGTATAAGCTTGCTGATAGCTATCTACTTTTTCAGTTTGCGCTGCTGCCAAAACACTTATCGAAGCCGTAAATATGGTCAAACCTGTGATCAATTTTGTCATCATGTTCATCATCATTTCCTCTGGGTGAAATTGCTGGAATAGTTAAACTCTATCTAGCTAAAATTAGTATTTAAACTCGATACTTGCGACAATATTACGGCCCGGTTCTGCAGCACGATCAATCAGACTGGCTTGGTTGGTTCCTGTAATGGTGCTCACTGCGGCATAGTCCCAATAAGTCTTGTCAAAGATATTATTCACCGCCACATTCAACTTAGTGAACTTATTCATATTCCAATAAGCTGAGAGATCAAACACGGCATAACCTGCAACACGTTGATACTCCACATCATCTTGGTAGGTACTCACATCTTGAGACGCAATTTTGTCCCCGACCGCAGTTGCCGTTAAGCCTAAACCAAAGACTTTACCCGGGTGGTCATAAGCAAAGGTGAGGCTACCCTTTTCAGGTTGTACCGAGTTCACTCCACTTTTCAGACCATCTTTATTTTTCGCGGTGCCTTTGGTTTTACCTGCCACTAAAGCGAGACTAAATCCATCCGAGTGTGGAATAAATTGTCCCAAATCAATACGTGTAGACAGCTCACCACCCCAAATTTCGGCATTGGCTAAATTTTCTGCACGATAGTAACCATAGGGATATTGTGGTGTGGTGCCATAGTTGTAGTAATCGATGAAATCACTGTATTTGGTATAAAAGCCTGTGATATCAAACTTAATGCCATCAATTGAAGTATTTCTCAGTCCAATTTCAAATGCATCACTGGTTTCTTCATCAAGGTTCGAGTTACCTATCACGATATAACTTGGATTACCTGCGGTGGTTTGGTAGATGCCACCCATTTCAGTAGGTGATGGGATACGTGTACCGCGGGTGTATTTAAAATAGCTATAGTTTTCAGGAGTGAATTGATAACTGGCCGAAAAACCTGGTGAAACATAACTAAAATCACGCGCTTGGACATCACTATAGCTCGAAGAATCTGGGCTATACTCCTGTCGTTCAAAACGAACTGATGGTGTTAAAGTTAAATCACGCCCAAAGAGCCCCAAACGAATTTCATCTGAGAAATAAGCAGCATAACGCTTTAACTCAGAATCCAGCAAATAACCATCTTGGTAGAGTGTTGGTAGTGTTGCACCATTGCGTAAATCGACTTTGGTACTGGAATAATTTTTTTGGTCGACCGCGAGACCATATTTTAAAGTCTGCTGCTCTAAGTTCTTCGACGCATCAAACTTAATGCCCGTATTTTTTTCTTTATATGTCGTTGAAAAGTCACGTGCGACTGTCGCACTGTTCATGAATGATGTATCAGTTTCATTATTTGACTCTTGATGCCAAATTTTACTTTTTAACTGATCAAACAAGGCAAAGTGTTCAGGTTTGTAAATGTGTTCTAAGCTAAATTGGGTACGGTCAATATCCTGCTGTTGGGTAGCATCACTTTTATAGTTGCTAAATAAACTGGCACTGATGCCTGAGGTATCGGCAGTTTTTCGGTAAAAGTCCCCAGTCAAATTAAACTGATGCTGATCAGATAATCTCCACAGCACTCGTCCCAATACAGCATCCGACTTCCAATCTGTTGGGAACGCTTTGGTTTTAGAGTTAGGTTTTGTTTCATGTCCATCACGGTGAGCATAAGCCACTAAAGCTTTCACCTCATCATTACCCACCGCTCCTGTTACCGAACTTAACCATGCTTCATCCGCAGAGCTATA
This DNA window, taken from Acinetobacter sp. WCHA55, encodes the following:
- a CDS encoding TonB-dependent hemoglobin/transferrin/lactoferrin family receptor → MNQYQSQFSGDEAKSLNLRPCYLSLCLAVLMTTGLSSNSFAQENVLVSASLPKITVYAEHEDQSPVSKTTINRENLDKTGVTDMASIVKYLPLVQAPFSVAGSGTFFDGTGTSGYNIRGIDANRIGLDIDGVDIAEATVSSYVPPNSMSQRGAGRDYIEPEMFTSVDIVSGTTDASTDGIGGRVSFKNKSPEDYLVDGKTIAGTAKAGYSSADEAWLSSVTGAVGNDEVKALVAYAHRDGHETKPNSKTKAFPTDWKSDAVLGRVLWRLSDQHQFNLTGDFYRKTADTSGISASLFSNYKSDATQQQDIDRTQFSLEHIYKPEHFALFDQLKSKIWHQESNNETDTSFMNSATVARDFSTTYKEKNTGIKFDASKNLEQQTLKYGLAVDQKNYSSTKVDLRNGATLPTLYQDGYLLDSELKRYAAYFSDEIRLGLFGRDLTLTPSVRFERQEYSPDSSSYSDVQARDFSYVSPGFSASYQFTPENYSYFKYTRGTRIPSPTEMGGIYQTTAGNPSYIVIGNSNLDEETSDAFEIGLRNTSIDGIKFDITGFYTKYSDFIDYYNYGTTPQYPYGYYRAENLANAEIWGGELSTRIDLGQFIPHSDGFSLALVAGKTKGTAKNKDGLKSGVNSVQPEKGSLTFAYDHPGKVFGLGLTATAVGDKIASQDVSTYQDDVEYQRVAGYAVFDLSAYWNMNKFTKLNVAVNNIFDKTYWDYAAVSTITGTNQASLIDRAAEPGRNIVASIEFKY
- the pcaU gene encoding IclR family transcriptional regulator PcaU is translated as MREEKERIENRIHNHNNKKTIRHEDFVAGISKGMAILDSFGTDRHRLNITMAAERTGMTRAAARRHLLTLEYLGYLESDGHYFYLTPKILKFSGAYLGGAQLPKISQPLLNLLTNQTSLIFSVMVLDGYEAITIARSAAHQQTDRVNPYGLHLGNRLPAHATSAGKILLAYLDDQEQCEWLNQYPLQRLTKYTHTNNETFLALLHEIREQGWCYSCEEHELGVHALAVPIYGQQLKVVAALNIVSPTMRTTKEYLIQHILPLLQETARELRNIL
- a CDS encoding 3-oxoacid CoA-transferase subunit A; translated protein: MIDKSAATLTEALSQITDGSTIMIGGFGTAGQPAELIDGLIQLGIKDLTIVSNNAGNGDYGLAKLLKAGAVKKVICSFPRQSDSWVFDELYRAGKIELELVPQGNLACRIQAAGMGLGAVFTPTGYGTLLAEGKETRHIDGKDYVLEYPIKADFALIKAQQGDRWGNLVYRKSARNFGPIMAMAANVTIAQVSEVVELGGLDPEHIITPGIFVQHVVQVQPEPVAV
- a CDS encoding 3-oxoacid CoA-transferase subunit B is translated as MSYQKLSRNQIAERVAQDIPDGAYVNLGIGLPTKIASYLPSDKDVFLHSENGLLAFGPPPVASEEDPELINAGKEYVTMLQGGAFFHHGDSFAMMRGGHLDIAVLGAFQIAANGDLANWHTGAPDAIPAVGGAMDLAVGAKKVFITTDHVTKQGEPKIVAELTYPATGLKCVDRIYTDLCVIDVTPEGLKVIEKVEGLSFAELQAMTGAPLIDSTN
- a CDS encoding DUF4198 domain-containing protein, translated to MKKISLTCLLSILALNSWAHAPFVAPSSYVVDGANTVVLAGFAEQAFDSEVAIKGFNFKVLTPKGETQELTLSHSQVLSLADVKTDQAGTYTVTGLRTGELKYAKVGQRWLRVLDAKTEGLAPLTERHFVTPNEVQAKSQQFTVQRFDQLLSYFSKQQQSELKQAYTQQGLSLVFSSHPNQISLKTPFTVKLNLENKPASGFQVTLEKQITTLGEAEKVTQLQTNGSGEVTLPFSAVGQYLVTITSPEQSEKLRPNAQTYRTILSLYVNP